A portion of the Mauremys reevesii isolate NIE-2019 linkage group 18, ASM1616193v1, whole genome shotgun sequence genome contains these proteins:
- the LOC120386327 gene encoding E1A-binding protein p400-like isoform X2 gives MRWRYLVVDDMQKIKNLTEKHWEALFHLQSQHRLLLIDTPLPNALRELWTMLHFLIPGISIPYLDFLVKAANEGTQDYCHKVATRLHKIIQPFILRRSKRHVEKQLPKKYEYVLKCHLSNRQKAMYEDVLLQPRIQETLKNGNFVSVLHVLMQLQRICNHPDLIKPRLSGSSYVSETLEYTAASLVLKVLERDLWKDSDTCLFDLIGVENKMTDYEAQVLPKQKVTRKLIEEIYSSPHPSPRPNPVKLKPSRLFQPVEYGQKPEGRIVDFPTPPSWHTGNTVTVMETHHGKRQRRLPLATFSANCDKIVKLSQLASTAGAQGKTIQPNMPVTLQFKGKTFTLSYGQLCQLTGGRLRQLQGSVLHIVSVPDLRDLQSQWPVALLPLYRAGAGTVQDTGFPKHLKHQADVPTSTIVTQQITNLAVDDPETESKSVSTLECPTQTAFEDRNRHLKERLDRIFSGNERRCSRVPLYGRDLLGICSLIGEKKIPRQSSTRDNKWMWAGFVNCCLSSSASQGQNDPLQALILTSDQRQESLKDYINSTLCVLPAAVAAPAYLRVGNPPPSYRHGMKIFKQNLKEQAAPYLHHLQQITTPRLLQFPDRRLVQFDSGKLEALAVLLQKLKSKGHRALILTQMILMLDILELFLNVRFLTYIRIDENVNCEQYLELIKRFNRDKRIFCAILSSHSPSMSGSHIEANTVVFCDTDLDPLMHAKAQEWCDTIGRNKDIHIYRLVSGNSIEEMLLKNGTKCLIKEVATQGNNYPMTFLTQQTAQELSEVHSSLEDLDFRVKAGEFVVLSEKLSLAETISSKVARLFAEALSVEQRKEDLGKYAQEARIESRTEVTSELRCPRSIKAPSQLKELDDIMDLLTPIEKYALNYLELFHDYNDQGKQKVNEESKTANREWEVNHIKKLKEKEDKMQWEEEEELLTYTRQDAYNMEYVYEDPDGQIERMPIWTPLILPPDHNNVYIDSVTCLMYDSTPISESKLPPLYARKESKQFRMDPSGRRNKHRHGEVAVPQSLFHRVTPRMLKMRRKGNKQKTILLKQQTYFAKPSPAVVKPAAEAGRAAAGQDNPEWLISEDWALLQAVKTQLLERPSNLAIMSPVHTPNWDLVSDLVNSCNQVYRSPKHCQNRYENVVIPREEGKNISSHPVCTRQIYAEDQNAAHTQLYMSRFDLMKKIARKRSPSVKPLRNNDDKPSSRIQAAFCCTVSMSKEQKASGGTSTAQVVLGQQQTAAVPTAPRELVTVISTQGSQAGMSVAASSILTTGLTTWQTQTPLMAQVMSAKPTGVQLSSKTVTPVHFQLPGQQETEAVEVQVPRIQSQLQAQGQIQVQIPQAAQVPQENLPVVSVPPPIVPFAGVETLPFTEISVTEISVATGYPPKAAGAQTLDVHVHQFPKLTHQETQQQSHSFPDCSRPSYCVEKVQAQSQTAAVSQSPPAGHHA, from the exons ATGCGATGGAGGTACCTAGTTGTAGATGACATGCAGAAAATTAAAAATCTGACTGAGAAGCACTGGGAGGCACTCTTTCATCTCCAGAG CCAGCATCGTTTGCTCCTGATAGACACTCCTTTGCCCAATGCCTTGAGGGAGTTGTGGACCATGCTGCATTTTCTAATTCCAGGAATTTCCATCCCTTACCTGGATTTCCTGGTGAAAGCAGCCAATGAGGGGACCCAAGATTATTGCCATAAAGTGGCTACAAGATTGCACAAA ATAATTCAACCATTTATTTTGCGAAGATCCAAAAGACATGTTGAAAAACAATTACCAAAGAAATATGAATATGTGCTGAAATGTCATCTTTCTAATCGGCAGAAGGCTATGTATGAAGATGTGCTATTACAACCAAG AATCCAAGAAACTCTTAAAAATGGAAACTTTGTCAGTGTCCTTCATGTTCTGATGCAGCTCCAAAGGATCTGTAATCATCCTGATCTGATAAAACCCAGGCTTTCTGGCTCCTCCTATGTATCAGAGACACTGGAATATACAGCTGCTTCTCTAGTACTAAAGGTACTAGAACGGGACCTTTGGAAG GATTCAGACACTTGTCTCTTTGATCTGATTGGGGTGGAAAACAAAATGACTGACTATGAGGCACAAGTGCTACCAAAACAAAAGGTGACTAGAAAGCTTATTGAAGAGATCTACAGCTCCCCTCATCCTTCACCCAGACCCAACCCAGTGAAGCTCAAACCAAGCAG GTTATTTCAACCAGTGGAATATGGACAGAAACCTGAAGGTAGGATTGTAGATTTCCCAACTCCTCCATCATGGCATACAGGGAATACAGTAACGGTTATGGAAACACATCATGGGAAAAGACAAAGAAGATTGCCTCTTGCCACATTTTCAGCAAATT GTGACAAGATAGTAAAACTAAGCCAGCTGGCCTCCACAGCGGGAGCACAAGGCAAAACTATTCAGCCAAACATGCCTGTAACACTGCAGTTTAAAGGGAAAACATTTACTTTATCTTATGGCCAACTCTGCCAGCTTACTGGAGGGCGTCTTCGGCAACTTCAAG GAAGTGTTCTTCACATTGTTTCAGTGCCAGACTTGCGGGATTTGCAATCTCAGTGGCCAGTTGCCTTGTTACCCCTCTATcgtgctggggctgggactgttcaAGATACTGGCTTCCCAAAGCATTTAAAGCATCAAGCAGATGTGCCAACGTCTACAATAGTAACGCAGCAAA TTACCAATTTGGCAGTGGATGATCCAGAAACTGAATCAAAATCTGTATCTACCCTAGAATGTCCAACCCAG ACAGCGTTTGAGGACAGGAACAGGCACCTAAAAGAGCGCCTGGACAGAATATTTTCTGGAAATGAGCGACGTTGTTCCAGAGTCCCATTGTATGGCAGAGACTTGTTGGGAATTTGTTCTTTGATTGGTGAAAAAAAGATTCCTCGGCAGAGTTCTACCAGGGACAACAAATGGATGTGGGCTGGTTTTGTGAACTGTTGCCTTTCGTCAAGTGCCTCACAAGGCCAAAATGATCCATTGCAAGCCCTGATCCTGACATCCGATCAGCGACAGGAATCCCTAAAGGATTATATTAATAG CACTCTCTGTGTGCTGCCGGCAGCAGTTGCTGCTCCCGCATATTTGCGTGTCGGAAATCCTCCCCCTTCATATAGGCATGGAATGAAAATTTTCAAGCAGAATCTTAAAGAGCAGGCAGCTCCCTATTTACATCACCTACAACAGATTACAACTCCACGCTTACTACAGTTCCCTGACCGCCGACTGGTGCAGTTTGATTCAG GCAAATTGGAAGCTCTTGCTGTCTTGCTTCAGAAGTTGAAATCTAAAGGACACCGTGCGCTGATTCTAACGCAGATGATTCTAATGTTAGATATATTGGAGCTGTTCTTAAATGTCCGTTTTCTCACCTACATAAGAATTGATGAAAATGTCAACTGTGAGCAATATCTG GAGCTGATAAAAAGATTCAACAGAGATAAGCGAATCTTCTGTGCCATTCTTTCCTCCCACAGTCCTTCCATGAGTGGCAGTCACATAGAGGCAAACACTGTTGTGTTCTGTGACACTGATTTAGATCCACTGATGCATGCAAAAGCTCAGGAATGGTGTGATACAATTGGGAGAAACAAAGACATCCACATATACAG GCTTGTAAGTGGTAATTCCATAGAGGAGATGCTGTTGAAAAATGGCACTAAATGTTTGATTAAAGAAGTAGCCACTCAGGGAAATAACTATCCTATGACATTTTTAACACAG CAAACTGCCCAGGAGTTATCTGAAGTCCATTCTTCGTTAGAGGACCTTGATTTCAGAGTCAAAGCTGGGGAGTTTGTGGTACTTTCTGAGAAACTTTCTCTGGCAGAAACAATTTCGTCCAAAGTTGCACGACTTTTTGCAGAG GCTCTTAGCGTTGAACAGAGAAAAGAGGATCTTGGAAAATATGCACAAGAGGCAAGAATTGAGTCAAGAACTGAAGTAACTTCAGAGTTACGCTGTCCAAGAAGTATTAAGGCTCCGTCACAGTTAAAGGAATTGGATGACATTATGGATCTG CTGACGCCAATTGAAAAGTATGCTTTGAATTACTTGGAATTATTTCATGACTACAATGATCAGGGAAAGCAGAAAGTCAATGAG GAGTCGAAAACTGCAAACAGAGAGTGGGAAGTCAATCATATCAAGAAGCTGAAGGAAAAGGAAGATAAAATGcagtgggaagaggaggaagagctcCTAACCTACACTAGGCAAGATGCATATAACATG GAATATGTCTATGAAGACCCAGATGGGCAAATAGAAAGAATGCCA atttggaCTCCCCTTATTCTGCCTCCAGATCACAATAACGTCTACATTGATTCTGTCACGTGTCTGATGTATGATTCCACACCAATTTCAGAGTCTAAGCTGCCCCCTTTGTATGCCAGGAAGGAGAGTAAGCAATTCAGAATGGATCCATCTG GCAGGAGGAATAAACATCGTCATGGAGAAGTGGCTGTTCCTCAGTCACTTTTTCACCGAGTGACTCCAAGAATGTTGAAAATGCGTCGAAAGGGTAACAAGCAGAAGACCATCCTGCTGAAACAGCAAACATATTTTGCAAAACCTTCGCCTGCTGTTGTCAAACCAGCTGCTGAGGCTGGACGGGCAGCAGCTGGACAAGACAATCCTGAGTGGCTGATCAGTGAAGACTGGGCGCTGCTACAA GCAGTGAAGACTCAGTTACTGGAGCGTCCTTCAAATCTTGCCATTATGTCACCAGTGCACACACCCAATTGGGATCTTGTTAGTGACCTTGTTAACTCCTGTAACCAAGTTTATCGCTCACCAAAACACTGCCAAAATCGATATGAAAATGTTGTTATTCCAAGAGAGGAAGGAAAG AACATCAGTAGTCACCCTGTTTGTACCAGGCAAATCTATGCTGAAGATCAGAATGCTGCACACACCCAACTTTACATGAGTCGCTTTGATTTAATGAAAAAGATAGCAAGAAAAAGAAGTCCCTCAGTTAAACCGCT TAGAAATAACGATGACAAGCCATCCTCCAGGATTCAGGCTGCATTCTGCTGTACAGTGTCTATGTCAAAAGAGCAAAAG GCTTCGGGAGGTACAAGTACAGCTCAGGTGGTACTTGGGCAGCAACAAACAGCTGCAGTACCCACTGCTCCAAGAGAATTAGTGACTGTAATATCTACTCAGGGTTCTCAAGCAGGAATGTCTGTGGCAGCATCATCGATACTAACCACCGGTCTGACAACATGGCAGACCCAAACGCCCTTAATGGCTCAGGTTATGTCAG CCAAGCCAACAGGAGTTCAGCTTTCTAGTAAAACAGTTACACCTGTCCATTTCCAACTTCCTGGGCAGCAGGAGACAGAAGCAGTTGAGGTGCAAGTCCCACGGATTCAGTCCCAG CTTCAAGCACAAGGACAGATCCAGGTCCAAATACCTCAGGCAGCACAAGTTCCTCAGGAAAATCTTCCAGTGGTGTCTGTTCCACCACCAATTGTACCATTTGCAGGAGTTGAAACACTCCCTTTTACTGAGATCTCTGTCACTGAGATTAGCGTCGCTACTGGGTATCCACCGAAAGCAGCAG GAGCCCAGACATTAGATGTACATGTCCATCAGTTTCCAAAACTTACACATCAAGAAACTCAGCAACAGAGCCATTCATTCCCAGATTGTTCAAGGCCAAGCTACTGTGTAGAAAAG GTTCAGGCACAGTCACAGACTGCGGCAGTGTCCCAGTCACCACCTGCTGGTCACCATGCCTGA
- the LOC120386327 gene encoding E1A-binding protein p400-like isoform X7 has product MRWRYLVVDDMQKIKNLTEKHWEALFHLQSQHRLLLIDTPLPNALRELWTMLHFLIPGISIPYLDFLVKAANEGTQDYCHKVATRLHKIIQPFILRRSKRHVEKQLPKKYEYVLKCHLSNRQKAMYEDVLLQPRIQETLKNGNFVSVLHVLMQLQRICNHPDLIKPRLSGSSYVSETLEYTAASLVLKVLERDLWKDSDTCLFDLIGVENKMTDYEAQVLPKQKVTRKLIEEIYSSPHPSPRPNPVKLKPSRLFQPVEYGQKPEGRIVDFPTPPSWHTGNTVTVMETHHGKRQRRLPLATFSANCNKKGDKIVKLSQLASTAGAQGKTIQPNMPVTLQFKGKTFTLSYGQLCQLTGGRLRQLQGSVLHIVSVPDLRDLQSQWPVALLPLYRAGAGTVQDTGFPKHLKHQADVPTSTIVTQQITNLAVDDPETESKSVSTLECPTQTAFEDRNRHLKERLDRIFSGNERRCSRVPLYGRDLLGICSLIGEKKIPRQSSTRDNKWMWAGFVNCCLSSSASQGQNDPLQALILTSDQRQESLKDYINSTLCVLPAAVAAPAYLRVGNPPPSYRHGMKIFKQNLKEQAAPYLHHLQQITTPRLLQFPDRRLVQFDSGKLEALAVLLQKLKSKGHRALILTQMILMLDILELFLNVRFLTYIRIDENVNCEQYLELIKRFNRDKRIFCAILSSHSPSMSGSHIEANTVVFCDTDLDPLMHAKAQEWCDTIGRNKDIHIYRLVSGNSIEEMLLKNGTKCLIKEVATQGNNYPMTFLTQQTAQELSEVHSSLEDLDFRVKAGEFVVLSEKLSLAETISSKVARLFAEALSVEQRKEDLGKYAQEARIESRTEVTSELRCPRSIKAPSQLKELDDIMDLLTPIEKYALNYLELFHDYNDQGKQKVNEESKTANREWEVNHIKKLKEKEDKMQWEEEEELLTYTRQDAYNMEYVYEDPDGQIERMPIWTPLILPPDHNNVYIDSVTCLMYDSTPISESKLPPLYARKESKQFRMDPSGRRNKHRHGEVAVPQSLFHRVTPRMLKMRRKGNKQKTILLKQQTYFAKPSPAVVKPAAEAGRAAAGQDNPEWLISEDWALLQAVKTQLLERPSNLAIMSPVHTPNWDLVSDLVNSCNQVYRSPKHCQNRYENVVIPREEGKNISSHPVCTRQIYAEDQNAAHTQLYMSRFDLMKKIARKRSPSVKPLRNNDDKPSSRIQAAFCCTVSMSKEQKTS; this is encoded by the exons ATGCGATGGAGGTACCTAGTTGTAGATGACATGCAGAAAATTAAAAATCTGACTGAGAAGCACTGGGAGGCACTCTTTCATCTCCAGAG CCAGCATCGTTTGCTCCTGATAGACACTCCTTTGCCCAATGCCTTGAGGGAGTTGTGGACCATGCTGCATTTTCTAATTCCAGGAATTTCCATCCCTTACCTGGATTTCCTGGTGAAAGCAGCCAATGAGGGGACCCAAGATTATTGCCATAAAGTGGCTACAAGATTGCACAAA ATAATTCAACCATTTATTTTGCGAAGATCCAAAAGACATGTTGAAAAACAATTACCAAAGAAATATGAATATGTGCTGAAATGTCATCTTTCTAATCGGCAGAAGGCTATGTATGAAGATGTGCTATTACAACCAAG AATCCAAGAAACTCTTAAAAATGGAAACTTTGTCAGTGTCCTTCATGTTCTGATGCAGCTCCAAAGGATCTGTAATCATCCTGATCTGATAAAACCCAGGCTTTCTGGCTCCTCCTATGTATCAGAGACACTGGAATATACAGCTGCTTCTCTAGTACTAAAGGTACTAGAACGGGACCTTTGGAAG GATTCAGACACTTGTCTCTTTGATCTGATTGGGGTGGAAAACAAAATGACTGACTATGAGGCACAAGTGCTACCAAAACAAAAGGTGACTAGAAAGCTTATTGAAGAGATCTACAGCTCCCCTCATCCTTCACCCAGACCCAACCCAGTGAAGCTCAAACCAAGCAG GTTATTTCAACCAGTGGAATATGGACAGAAACCTGAAGGTAGGATTGTAGATTTCCCAACTCCTCCATCATGGCATACAGGGAATACAGTAACGGTTATGGAAACACATCATGGGAAAAGACAAAGAAGATTGCCTCTTGCCACATTTTCAGCAAATTGTAATAAGAAAG GTGACAAGATAGTAAAACTAAGCCAGCTGGCCTCCACAGCGGGAGCACAAGGCAAAACTATTCAGCCAAACATGCCTGTAACACTGCAGTTTAAAGGGAAAACATTTACTTTATCTTATGGCCAACTCTGCCAGCTTACTGGAGGGCGTCTTCGGCAACTTCAAG GAAGTGTTCTTCACATTGTTTCAGTGCCAGACTTGCGGGATTTGCAATCTCAGTGGCCAGTTGCCTTGTTACCCCTCTATcgtgctggggctgggactgttcaAGATACTGGCTTCCCAAAGCATTTAAAGCATCAAGCAGATGTGCCAACGTCTACAATAGTAACGCAGCAAA TTACCAATTTGGCAGTGGATGATCCAGAAACTGAATCAAAATCTGTATCTACCCTAGAATGTCCAACCCAG ACAGCGTTTGAGGACAGGAACAGGCACCTAAAAGAGCGCCTGGACAGAATATTTTCTGGAAATGAGCGACGTTGTTCCAGAGTCCCATTGTATGGCAGAGACTTGTTGGGAATTTGTTCTTTGATTGGTGAAAAAAAGATTCCTCGGCAGAGTTCTACCAGGGACAACAAATGGATGTGGGCTGGTTTTGTGAACTGTTGCCTTTCGTCAAGTGCCTCACAAGGCCAAAATGATCCATTGCAAGCCCTGATCCTGACATCCGATCAGCGACAGGAATCCCTAAAGGATTATATTAATAG CACTCTCTGTGTGCTGCCGGCAGCAGTTGCTGCTCCCGCATATTTGCGTGTCGGAAATCCTCCCCCTTCATATAGGCATGGAATGAAAATTTTCAAGCAGAATCTTAAAGAGCAGGCAGCTCCCTATTTACATCACCTACAACAGATTACAACTCCACGCTTACTACAGTTCCCTGACCGCCGACTGGTGCAGTTTGATTCAG GCAAATTGGAAGCTCTTGCTGTCTTGCTTCAGAAGTTGAAATCTAAAGGACACCGTGCGCTGATTCTAACGCAGATGATTCTAATGTTAGATATATTGGAGCTGTTCTTAAATGTCCGTTTTCTCACCTACATAAGAATTGATGAAAATGTCAACTGTGAGCAATATCTG GAGCTGATAAAAAGATTCAACAGAGATAAGCGAATCTTCTGTGCCATTCTTTCCTCCCACAGTCCTTCCATGAGTGGCAGTCACATAGAGGCAAACACTGTTGTGTTCTGTGACACTGATTTAGATCCACTGATGCATGCAAAAGCTCAGGAATGGTGTGATACAATTGGGAGAAACAAAGACATCCACATATACAG GCTTGTAAGTGGTAATTCCATAGAGGAGATGCTGTTGAAAAATGGCACTAAATGTTTGATTAAAGAAGTAGCCACTCAGGGAAATAACTATCCTATGACATTTTTAACACAG CAAACTGCCCAGGAGTTATCTGAAGTCCATTCTTCGTTAGAGGACCTTGATTTCAGAGTCAAAGCTGGGGAGTTTGTGGTACTTTCTGAGAAACTTTCTCTGGCAGAAACAATTTCGTCCAAAGTTGCACGACTTTTTGCAGAG GCTCTTAGCGTTGAACAGAGAAAAGAGGATCTTGGAAAATATGCACAAGAGGCAAGAATTGAGTCAAGAACTGAAGTAACTTCAGAGTTACGCTGTCCAAGAAGTATTAAGGCTCCGTCACAGTTAAAGGAATTGGATGACATTATGGATCTG CTGACGCCAATTGAAAAGTATGCTTTGAATTACTTGGAATTATTTCATGACTACAATGATCAGGGAAAGCAGAAAGTCAATGAG GAGTCGAAAACTGCAAACAGAGAGTGGGAAGTCAATCATATCAAGAAGCTGAAGGAAAAGGAAGATAAAATGcagtgggaagaggaggaagagctcCTAACCTACACTAGGCAAGATGCATATAACATG GAATATGTCTATGAAGACCCAGATGGGCAAATAGAAAGAATGCCA atttggaCTCCCCTTATTCTGCCTCCAGATCACAATAACGTCTACATTGATTCTGTCACGTGTCTGATGTATGATTCCACACCAATTTCAGAGTCTAAGCTGCCCCCTTTGTATGCCAGGAAGGAGAGTAAGCAATTCAGAATGGATCCATCTG GCAGGAGGAATAAACATCGTCATGGAGAAGTGGCTGTTCCTCAGTCACTTTTTCACCGAGTGACTCCAAGAATGTTGAAAATGCGTCGAAAGGGTAACAAGCAGAAGACCATCCTGCTGAAACAGCAAACATATTTTGCAAAACCTTCGCCTGCTGTTGTCAAACCAGCTGCTGAGGCTGGACGGGCAGCAGCTGGACAAGACAATCCTGAGTGGCTGATCAGTGAAGACTGGGCGCTGCTACAA GCAGTGAAGACTCAGTTACTGGAGCGTCCTTCAAATCTTGCCATTATGTCACCAGTGCACACACCCAATTGGGATCTTGTTAGTGACCTTGTTAACTCCTGTAACCAAGTTTATCGCTCACCAAAACACTGCCAAAATCGATATGAAAATGTTGTTATTCCAAGAGAGGAAGGAAAG AACATCAGTAGTCACCCTGTTTGTACCAGGCAAATCTATGCTGAAGATCAGAATGCTGCACACACCCAACTTTACATGAGTCGCTTTGATTTAATGAAAAAGATAGCAAGAAAAAGAAGTCCCTCAGTTAAACCGCT TAGAAATAACGATGACAAGCCATCCTCCAGGATTCAGGCTGCATTCTGCTGTACAGTGTCTATGTCAAAAGAGCAAAAG ACTTCGTAG